One genomic region from Chlamydia poikilotherma encodes:
- the rpsU gene encoding 30S ribosomal protein S21: protein MPSVKVRVGEPVDRALRILKKKVDKEGILKAAKAHRFYDKPSVKKRAKSKAAAKYRSR, encoded by the coding sequence ATGCCCAGTGTTAAAGTTAGAGTTGGTGAGCCTGTAGATCGAGCTCTGAGAATTTTGAAAAAGAAAGTTGACAAAGAAGGGATCTTAAAGGCTGCTAAAGCACACAGGTTTTATGATAAACCTTCAGTAAAGAAGCGAGCTAAATCTAAAGCCGCAGCTAAATACCGCAGTCGTTAG
- the dnaJ gene encoding molecular chaperone DnaJ yields MDYYDVLGVSKTASPEEIKKSYRKLAVKYHPDKNPGDAEAEKRFKEVSEAYEVLSDPQKRESYDRYGKDGPFAGAGGFGGSGGMGNMEDALRTFMGAFGGEFGGGGSFFEGLFGGLGEAFGMRGDPSGARQGASKKVHITLTFEEAARGVEKELLVSGYKTCETCSGSGAASEEGIKCCDRCKGSGQIVQSRGFFSMASTCPECGGEGRVITDPCSNCRGQGRVKDKRNVHVQIPAGVDSGMRLKMEGYGDAGQNGAPAGDLYVFIDVETHPVFERRGDDLILELPIGFVDAALGMKKEIPTLLKEGTCRLTVPEGIQSGTILKIKNQGFPNVHGRGRGDLLVRVSVETPQNLSEEQKELLRKFATTEKAENFPKKRSFLDKIKGFFSDFAV; encoded by the coding sequence ATGGATTACTATGATGTTTTAGGTGTTTCTAAAACTGCCTCACCTGAGGAAATAAAAAAATCTTATCGTAAGTTGGCCGTTAAGTATCATCCTGACAAAAATCCAGGGGATGCCGAAGCAGAAAAACGTTTCAAAGAAGTCTCAGAAGCCTATGAAGTTTTGAGTGATCCTCAAAAGCGTGAGTCTTATGATCGCTATGGGAAAGACGGGCCTTTTGCCGGAGCTGGTGGTTTCGGTGGTTCAGGTGGCATGGGCAACATGGAAGATGCTTTGCGCACCTTTATGGGAGCTTTCGGTGGAGAGTTTGGTGGCGGTGGAAGCTTTTTTGAAGGTCTATTTGGTGGTCTTGGAGAAGCTTTTGGCATGCGCGGCGATCCTTCGGGAGCTCGTCAAGGAGCTAGTAAGAAAGTCCATATCACCCTAACATTTGAAGAAGCTGCTCGCGGTGTAGAGAAAGAGCTCCTTGTATCTGGATATAAAACTTGTGAAACTTGTTCTGGTAGTGGTGCCGCTAGTGAAGAGGGAATCAAATGCTGTGATCGATGCAAAGGTTCTGGACAAATCGTTCAAAGTCGTGGCTTTTTTTCTATGGCATCAACATGCCCTGAGTGCGGTGGAGAGGGACGCGTAATTACAGATCCCTGTTCCAATTGTCGAGGACAAGGAAGAGTTAAAGACAAACGAAATGTTCATGTGCAAATTCCTGCCGGAGTTGATTCTGGAATGCGTTTAAAAATGGAAGGTTATGGAGATGCTGGACAAAACGGTGCTCCTGCTGGAGATCTTTACGTTTTTATTGATGTAGAAACGCATCCTGTTTTTGAGAGACGCGGAGATGACTTGATTTTAGAATTGCCTATTGGTTTTGTCGACGCCGCTTTAGGAATGAAGAAAGAAATTCCTACGCTCTTGAAAGAAGGTACGTGTCGCCTTACAGTTCCAGAAGGAATCCAAAGTGGCACGATTCTTAAGATCAAAAATCAAGGATTCCCTAATGTTCATGGTAGAGGACGCGGGGATTTACTCGTTCGAGTTTCTGTAGAAACTCCACAAAATCTATCAGAAGAACAAAAGGAATTACTCCGTAAGTTCGCAACTACGGAAAAGGCAGAGAATTTCCCTAAGAAACGTAGTTTCTTGGATAAAATAAAGGGTTTTTTTTCTGACTTCGCCGTATAG
- a CDS encoding alpha-ketoacid dehydrogenase subunit alpha/beta → MVAIQHQLGSSIKEVLKLVWSLRFAENKMLLLSRQSDSGGTFQLSCAGHELAGVVAGKSLIPGKDWSFPYYRDQGFPIGLGCDFSEIFASFLARLAPNHSSGRMMPYHYSHKRLRICCQSSVVGTQFLQAAGRAWAAKHTKSKEVVYVSGGDGSTSQGEFHEMLNYVALHKLPLVTVVQNNAWAISVPFKDQCSTDLARLGESYHGLSVYEVDGGDYFGLVDTFSKAVDKARHASTPALILIKVMRLEPHSNSDNHEKYRSREDLDHCISNDPLIRLERQMIEECGISSAEILEIKSEAEVEVARACELAEEMPFPSKGSTSHDVFSPHTISLIDYEDSLEAQHLRDTQPKVMRDAITEALIEEMNRDSGVVVFGEDVAGDKGGVFGVTRNLTDKFGIERCFNTPLAEATIIGTAIGMAMDGIHKPVAEIQFADYIWPGINQLFSEASSIYYRSVGEWEVPLVIRAPCGGYIQGGPYHSQSIEAFLAHCPGIKVAYPSNAADAKALLKAAIRDPNPVVFLEHKALYQRRIFSACPVFSSDYVLPFGKAAITHPGSDLTIVSWGMSLVMSMEVAKELAALDISVEVIDLRTIVPCDFATVLESVKKTGKLLIAHEASEFCGFGSELAATVAEQAYSYLDAPIRRVAGLHAPVPYSKVLENEVLPQKEKILQGAKSLAEF, encoded by the coding sequence ATGGTAGCAATACAGCATCAACTAGGATCTTCTATTAAGGAAGTTCTGAAATTAGTCTGGAGCTTAAGATTTGCTGAAAACAAAATGCTCCTTCTTTCTCGACAAAGCGATTCCGGAGGAACTTTCCAGTTGTCCTGTGCTGGTCATGAACTTGCAGGAGTTGTCGCAGGAAAGAGTCTCATCCCGGGCAAAGATTGGTCTTTCCCTTACTATAGAGATCAAGGATTCCCTATAGGTTTGGGATGTGATTTTTCCGAGATCTTTGCTTCTTTTCTTGCAAGATTAGCCCCCAACCACTCTTCTGGTAGAATGATGCCCTACCACTATTCCCACAAAAGATTGCGTATTTGTTGCCAGTCCAGTGTTGTCGGCACACAATTTCTTCAGGCTGCGGGACGAGCTTGGGCTGCGAAACATACAAAATCTAAAGAAGTAGTCTATGTTTCTGGGGGAGACGGATCTACATCTCAAGGCGAATTCCATGAGATGTTAAATTATGTTGCCCTACATAAGTTACCGTTGGTTACAGTAGTACAGAATAACGCCTGGGCGATTTCTGTTCCTTTTAAAGATCAATGCTCCACAGACCTAGCTCGTTTAGGGGAGAGTTATCACGGTCTTTCAGTATATGAAGTGGATGGTGGTGATTACTTCGGTTTAGTGGATACATTTTCTAAAGCTGTAGATAAAGCTAGACACGCTTCTACTCCTGCTTTAATTCTTATCAAAGTTATGCGTTTAGAGCCGCATAGCAACTCTGATAATCATGAGAAATATCGTAGCCGTGAAGATTTAGATCATTGCATAAGTAACGATCCTCTAATTCGTTTAGAACGACAAATGATAGAAGAATGCGGTATTTCATCTGCTGAGATTTTAGAAATAAAATCTGAGGCAGAGGTAGAGGTTGCTCGTGCTTGTGAACTTGCTGAAGAGATGCCCTTCCCTAGTAAAGGTTCTACAAGTCATGACGTATTTTCTCCACATACGATTTCTCTGATTGATTATGAAGACTCTTTAGAAGCTCAGCATTTACGTGATACACAACCGAAAGTAATGCGTGACGCAATTACGGAAGCTTTAATTGAAGAAATGAATAGAGATTCAGGAGTAGTTGTTTTCGGTGAAGATGTTGCTGGAGATAAGGGGGGAGTTTTTGGTGTTACAAGAAATCTTACTGATAAATTTGGCATAGAACGCTGTTTTAATACACCATTAGCCGAAGCTACAATTATAGGAACTGCTATTGGTATGGCTATGGATGGTATTCATAAGCCTGTTGCTGAAATTCAATTTGCTGATTATATCTGGCCAGGAATTAACCAGTTATTTTCCGAAGCCTCTAGTATTTACTATCGTTCTGTAGGAGAGTGGGAAGTCCCTTTGGTTATTAGAGCTCCCTGTGGAGGATACATACAAGGTGGTCCCTACCATTCTCAAAGTATAGAAGCTTTTCTAGCACATTGTCCGGGAATTAAAGTTGCATACCCATCTAACGCTGCGGATGCAAAAGCTTTATTAAAAGCTGCTATTCGTGATCCTAACCCTGTGGTCTTTTTAGAACATAAGGCGTTATATCAACGGCGTATTTTTAGTGCTTGTCCGGTGTTTTCTTCGGATTATGTTTTACCTTTTGGTAAAGCGGCAATTACCCATCCAGGTTCGGATCTAACGATCGTTTCTTGGGGAATGTCATTGGTTATGAGTATGGAAGTTGCCAAGGAATTAGCAGCTTTGGATATTTCTGTAGAGGTTATAGACTTACGAACAATAGTTCCTTGTGATTTTGCCACAGTTTTAGAATCTGTGAAGAAAACAGGGAAACTTCTTATTGCTCATGAAGCTTCAGAGTTTTGTGGGTTCGGTAGCGAACTTGCTGCGACTGTAGCTGAACAGGCATATTCTTATCTTGACGCCCCTATTCGTCGTGTTGCTGGATTACATGCCCCTGTTCCTTATTCAAAGGTATTAGAAAACGAAGTTCTTCCCCAGAAGGAGAAAATTCTTCAAGGAGCCAAAAGCTTAGCAGAATTTTAA
- a CDS encoding ComEC/Rec2 family competence protein, whose protein sequence is MLKRFETFSSSVLIQTFYSLWIQLIHSCRYFQQQHPLLICALYWLTGTVARPHPLCGTFLLLALSLFIPKQQRKHQLFMGICWIIPLITLSGSSSIHKGQSSGSFIIKSGKENRYFGEAVHLQYSCGQKYRHVPCIILIDAYLELNKKYYIEGMTLDHTSQIVFKSNGCYEEIQPRKITCIQHKLRESCRKRILHLFSSGESGQFASSLLLGTPLPKHLKEIFKNKGLAHLFAISGWHFSLFASALFFLFGIFPSKIKYLLTFIGLSGLTLLFPWSPSVWRAWISLALICFSPFSSGHCSSLNRLGIGCILCSLVFSPLSPAFALSFLATLGILLFFPHLFRFFYTPWKEIAPEYLLPFIRYFWGALSIALASQIFLFFPTVNFFGHFPLDGLIYNLFFPLLILPIFSLILLSLILPFIAPATKICISWIISHPLLHSHSFLTSLSPAPMSPEKLTLMLILLFFLGIRLEKTKTVGNFSLINSISEL, encoded by the coding sequence ATGTTAAAACGTTTTGAAACTTTTTCATCCTCTGTCCTTATTCAAACTTTTTATTCCCTATGGATACAGCTAATTCATTCTTGTCGATACTTTCAACAACAACATCCTCTATTAATCTGCGCTCTCTATTGGCTAACAGGAACTGTAGCACGTCCTCATCCTTTATGCGGGACATTCCTACTCCTAGCTCTTTCTCTTTTTATTCCCAAACAACAACGTAAACACCAACTCTTTATGGGAATTTGCTGGATTATACCCCTAATAACTCTATCAGGATCTTCTTCTATTCATAAAGGGCAATCATCGGGAAGCTTTATCATTAAATCTGGAAAAGAAAATAGATATTTTGGAGAAGCTGTTCACCTACAATATTCCTGCGGACAAAAATACCGTCATGTTCCTTGTATTATTCTTATAGATGCATATTTAGAACTAAATAAAAAATACTACATCGAAGGAATGACGTTAGATCATACATCTCAAATTGTTTTTAAGTCTAATGGTTGCTATGAAGAAATACAGCCAAGAAAAATAACATGTATTCAACATAAATTACGAGAATCATGTCGTAAACGCATTTTACATTTATTTTCTTCTGGAGAATCAGGACAATTCGCCTCTAGCCTTCTTCTTGGCACTCCCTTACCAAAACATCTAAAAGAAATTTTCAAAAATAAAGGACTAGCTCATTTATTCGCTATTTCTGGATGGCATTTTTCCTTATTTGCCTCCGCTCTGTTTTTTCTTTTCGGTATATTCCCATCAAAAATAAAATATTTACTTACTTTCATTGGACTTTCCGGACTAACTCTTCTGTTCCCCTGGTCTCCTTCGGTATGGAGAGCATGGATTTCCCTAGCGCTAATTTGTTTTTCTCCGTTTTCTTCAGGACACTGCTCTAGTCTGAATCGTTTAGGGATCGGATGTATCTTGTGTTCTTTAGTATTCTCTCCCCTATCTCCGGCTTTTGCTCTAAGTTTTTTAGCTACTTTGGGCATTTTACTTTTCTTCCCTCATCTATTTCGTTTTTTCTATACACCCTGGAAAGAAATAGCTCCTGAGTATTTACTTCCCTTTATTCGCTATTTCTGGGGAGCTCTATCTATAGCGCTAGCCTCGCAGATCTTTCTCTTTTTCCCTACGGTGAACTTCTTTGGACATTTTCCTTTGGATGGTCTAATCTACAATCTATTTTTCCCCTTACTTATCCTCCCAATTTTCTCTCTAATTCTTTTATCTTTGATTCTTCCGTTTATAGCCCCTGCAACAAAAATTTGTATTTCCTGGATCATCTCACACCCGCTTCTTCATAGTCATAGTTTTCTGACATCCCTATCCCCCGCTCCTATGTCTCCGGAAAAACTTACCCTAATGCTCATTCTTCTGTTTTTTCTCGGTATTAGGCTAGAAAAAACAAAAACAGTGGGGAATTTCTCCTTAATCAACTCTATTTCTGAACTATAG
- a CDS encoding HPr family phosphocarrier protein: MDECREYVLDVENVEVCVDSQNADELTCVCIVKNTSGIHVRPAGAIVKLFDGEDCEASFTYAGKTVNAKSIMSILILGAPQNGEIFVRIKGKDANRVLQKVQNAFDSGFGEL; the protein is encoded by the coding sequence GTGGATGAATGTAGAGAATACGTATTAGATGTCGAAAATGTGGAAGTTTGTGTGGATTCTCAAAATGCTGATGAACTGACATGTGTATGTATTGTGAAAAACACTTCTGGAATACACGTTCGCCCTGCAGGCGCCATTGTTAAGCTGTTTGATGGTGAAGATTGTGAAGCAAGCTTTACTTATGCAGGGAAAACGGTAAATGCGAAAAGTATAATGAGCATACTCATATTGGGAGCGCCACAAAATGGAGAGATTTTTGTGCGTATTAAAGGAAAAGATGCTAATCGAGTATTGCAGAAAGTGCAGAATGCTTTTGATTCAGGTTTTGGAGAGTTGTAG
- the ptsP gene encoding phosphoenolpyruvate--protein phosphotransferase has protein sequence MNKPTPSVEQNEEWRVPGMTLVSGVAIGKAFFLGTSPLQIHELTLPQEEVEHEIHRYYKALNRSKSDIVALEQEVQGKQGQQEISSILQAHLEIIKDPILTEEVVNTIRKDRKNAEYVFSSVMGKIEESLTAVQGASLAVDRVQDIHDISNRVIGHLCCQHKSSLGDADQNIIVFSQELNPSEVASANPSYIRGFVSLVGAPTSHTAIVSRAKNIPYLANFSHENWERIQEYSGKLVLIDGIRGEIIFNPKSKTLENCYKQKTKAYSIKSYPQASPHAIVSSHAASLEELRMLSEFFPQTSIGLFRSEFLAIAEDRLPTEEEQAVVYKSLALFPERVSVLRLFDFGEDKLCPGQDPIQERSIRYLLKNSQMLDDQLRAILAASALGPLKILIPGTADVIEIIEVKRRLENVRRSFTKDHNIENIVWGSMIEIPSAVLMIDEILQECDFISIGTNDLMQYTLGNNRERVLPYYLDNPLHPSVMRMIRHVVSNAKQHDIYTSICGEAAANLSLTPFFLGLGVQELSVAMPAIVELREKIASLNLSNCVEHTEKLLRARTCAEVQALLS, from the coding sequence ATGAACAAGCCCACGCCTTCTGTAGAACAAAATGAAGAATGGCGAGTTCCAGGAATGACCTTAGTTTCTGGGGTGGCCATAGGGAAAGCTTTTTTCCTAGGAACCTCTCCTTTGCAAATTCATGAACTTACCTTACCTCAAGAGGAAGTAGAACATGAAATACATCGTTACTATAAAGCATTGAATCGTTCTAAATCTGATATTGTTGCCTTAGAACAAGAAGTTCAAGGAAAACAAGGTCAACAAGAAATATCCTCAATACTACAGGCTCATTTAGAGATAATAAAAGATCCTATTTTGACTGAAGAGGTGGTGAATACTATCAGAAAAGATCGTAAGAATGCTGAATACGTATTTTCTTCTGTCATGGGAAAAATAGAAGAATCTTTAACAGCTGTACAAGGAGCCTCTTTAGCTGTAGATCGTGTTCAAGATATTCATGATATTTCTAATCGTGTGATTGGTCATTTATGTTGTCAACATAAGAGTTCTTTAGGGGATGCAGATCAAAATATCATTGTTTTTTCCCAAGAGCTTAATCCGTCAGAAGTTGCTAGTGCTAACCCCTCTTATATTCGAGGATTCGTTTCCTTGGTTGGTGCTCCGACGTCACATACCGCCATTGTTTCCAGAGCAAAAAATATTCCCTATTTAGCAAATTTTTCTCATGAAAACTGGGAACGTATTCAAGAATATTCCGGTAAGCTTGTGCTTATTGATGGTATTCGTGGCGAGATTATCTTTAATCCTAAATCAAAGACTCTTGAGAATTGTTATAAGCAAAAAACCAAAGCTTACAGTATAAAATCCTACCCACAAGCATCACCGCATGCAATAGTGTCTTCTCATGCTGCTAGTCTTGAAGAGTTGCGTATGCTTTCAGAATTTTTTCCTCAAACATCTATTGGTCTATTTCGTTCTGAATTCTTGGCGATTGCTGAAGATAGGTTGCCTACGGAAGAAGAACAAGCTGTGGTGTATAAATCTTTAGCTTTATTTCCAGAGCGTGTGTCTGTTTTACGTCTATTTGATTTCGGAGAGGATAAGCTGTGCCCTGGTCAAGATCCTATTCAAGAACGTTCAATACGTTACTTATTGAAGAACTCGCAAATGCTTGATGATCAGCTTCGAGCTATTTTAGCAGCTTCGGCATTAGGCCCTTTAAAGATATTAATTCCCGGCACGGCCGATGTTATAGAAATTATAGAAGTGAAACGTCGATTAGAAAATGTACGCCGTTCGTTTACTAAAGATCATAATATAGAAAACATTGTCTGGGGGAGTATGATAGAAATTCCCTCAGCTGTATTGATGATCGATGAGATTCTTCAAGAATGTGATTTTATTTCCATAGGTACCAACGATCTTATGCAATACACCTTAGGAAATAACAGAGAAAGGGTTTTACCTTATTACCTGGATAATCCACTACATCCCTCGGTAATGCGAATGATTCGCCATGTAGTATCTAATGCTAAGCAGCATGATATTTATACATCTATTTGTGGAGAGGCAGCAGCAAATCTATCTTTAACACCATTTTTCTTGGGATTGGGAGTTCAGGAATTGTCTGTTGCTATGCCAGCTATTGTAGAACTAAGAGAAAAAATAGCTTCTTTGAATTTGAGCAATTGTGTAGAGCATACCGAGAAATTATTAAGAGCAAGGACCTGTGCAGAAGTTCAGGCCCTACTATCTTAA
- a CDS encoding YbaB/EbfC family nucleoid-associated protein, translating to MGSGYAKKKKEAKIMEQQFLEMEASLEQKRYEGQAGNGLVSVVINGKCDIVSVKVQPTCLDPEEPEVIEDLFRSAFKEAKEAMDKEMSVMRGGMPF from the coding sequence ATGGGCAGTGGATATGCTAAAAAGAAAAAGGAAGCAAAAATCATGGAGCAGCAATTCCTAGAAATGGAAGCTTCTCTAGAACAAAAACGCTATGAAGGACAAGCAGGTAATGGACTCGTTTCTGTGGTGATCAATGGCAAATGTGATATTGTTTCTGTCAAAGTACAGCCCACATGCCTTGATCCTGAAGAACCTGAAGTTATTGAAGATCTCTTTCGTTCAGCATTTAAAGAAGCCAAAGAAGCTATGGATAAAGAGATGTCTGTAATGCGCGGAGGAATGCCTTTTTAA
- the dnaX gene encoding DNA polymerase III subunit gamma/tau — protein sequence MTSTTYQVSSRKYRPQTFSEILGQDAVVTVLKNALQFQRVAHAYLFSGIRGTGKTTLARIFAKALNCIEPTSNNEPCNHCCVCKEISSGTSLDVIEIDGASHRGIEDIRQINETVLFTPAKSQYKIYIIDEVHMLTKEAFNSLLKTLEEPPSHVKFFLATTENYKIPGTILSRCQKMHLKRIPETMIVDKLVSISQENSVETSREALLPIARAAQGSLRDAESLYDYVIGLFPKSLSQESVSDALGVVSQDTLCTLAEYIRTQKYAEALFPVTTAINSGVAPITFLHDLTVFYRDVLLNKDQINSPLSATARQYSSECLLEIIDFLGESAKHLQQTIFEKTFLETVIIHLIRICQRPSLETLFSQLKTSTFDTPRNISQQQESPKLVQPEKHYEEQSFLSPSSKSPTPKEPSYQKEASPSLVGSATIDTILQFAVVEFSGILTKE from the coding sequence ATGACATCTACAACATATCAAGTTTCTTCTAGAAAGTACCGTCCCCAAACATTTTCCGAAATTCTCGGACAAGATGCTGTAGTTACTGTTTTAAAAAATGCCTTACAATTTCAACGTGTAGCGCACGCTTATTTATTTTCAGGAATTCGTGGAACTGGGAAGACAACCTTAGCAAGAATTTTTGCTAAAGCATTGAATTGTATAGAACCAACTTCTAACAACGAACCTTGCAATCACTGTTGTGTTTGCAAAGAAATTTCTTCAGGAACCTCCCTAGATGTTATAGAAATTGACGGTGCTTCCCATAGGGGTATCGAAGATATTCGTCAGATCAATGAAACGGTCCTCTTTACTCCGGCGAAATCGCAATACAAAATCTATATCATCGATGAAGTACATATGCTGACAAAAGAGGCTTTTAATTCTCTATTGAAGACTTTAGAGGAACCTCCTAGTCATGTAAAATTTTTCTTGGCCACTACAGAAAATTATAAAATTCCTGGAACAATTTTAAGCCGTTGTCAAAAAATGCACTTAAAAAGAATTCCCGAGACAATGATTGTAGATAAGTTAGTATCCATATCTCAAGAAAACTCCGTAGAGACTTCTCGGGAAGCTCTTCTTCCTATTGCTAGGGCAGCTCAAGGAAGCCTACGCGATGCGGAGTCTCTTTATGATTATGTCATAGGGCTATTTCCTAAATCCTTATCTCAAGAATCTGTATCTGATGCTTTAGGTGTAGTCTCTCAGGATACTCTGTGCACTTTGGCGGAGTACATCCGGACACAAAAATATGCCGAAGCTTTATTTCCCGTGACTACCGCAATAAATTCTGGAGTAGCGCCAATAACCTTTCTTCATGATCTCACTGTTTTCTATCGCGATGTACTTCTTAATAAAGATCAGATAAATTCCCCTCTATCAGCAACAGCTAGGCAGTATTCTAGCGAATGTTTATTAGAAATTATTGACTTTCTCGGAGAGTCAGCGAAACATCTACAACAAACTATCTTTGAGAAAACATTTTTAGAAACCGTAATTATTCATCTAATTCGGATATGCCAACGTCCTTCTTTAGAAACTCTGTTTTCCCAACTTAAAACATCAACTTTTGATACACCTAGAAATATCTCCCAACAGCAAGAATCTCCTAAACTTGTACAACCTGAAAAGCACTACGAAGAACAAAGTTTCTTATCTCCATCTTCAAAATCTCCGACTCCTAAAGAACCTTCCTATCAAAAAGAGGCTTCCCCTTCTTTAGTAGGATCAGCTACTATAGATACGATTTTACAATTTGCTGTTGTTGAGTTTTCAGGAATTTTAACTAAGGAGTAA
- a CDS encoding HDIG domain-containing metalloprotein, protein MIKQMEDRRQTYRSTTAEIDQPWSRYLLYFGITAIFGLTLFSFIYLRVLHIPVYKEGDIAQVSLSSPIDFSISWNVHAFYSKTAEVPEVFGKVYRISENTCFEEPEEEETRRWLKKTQDFLGSVGFIDNSTETCLQDLHLRPSALKERDRLLGIHVSADSREVIHQCVAHVDNFLRSENCPASCRLHIIDNLKEKSLAIAVDKEKSGYVKGDLLGTRRLEHFPKGSSIIRQYQRINGRDAKILRCLRHQLVSSTTLFSYRGALGVLLLVVIILIWGYRSLVTFCPELLMSPKRFMLYIAIFSLSLIGVKITEILCALGPQSWEIYLSYPLILPFTAILLGHLVGLPLAGASCTFLGVLYTLESDIWNNSWFLAMNLLSSWRILCTLNRVTRLSSLFWCCMKLWWVSTAILTGFRLFFSAASITAFRADCLGSFIYSLITALGVGALIPVFESSFGACTHNHLLAYLDSDYPLLKRLFEQAPGTYQHSVLVGILAESAANAIHADGLFCRVVAQYHDIGKLINPGFFLENHQMLGTSKSSLSPIESAKMIIRHIPEGVELARKAGLPDSFIRIIEEHHGTSVLLSPYHRHLQNNPNTGASDEELFRYPGRKPSSKESTIIMIADSFEAAARSLEGTSMVALRDLVDKIVSGKMHDGQFADSPITLDELTTICETMVKTLYSALHSRAKYPEMALKPCV, encoded by the coding sequence ATGATCAAGCAAATGGAAGACCGTAGGCAAACTTACCGTAGTACTACTGCTGAAATAGATCAGCCGTGGTCAAGGTATCTTTTATATTTTGGTATTACGGCTATTTTTGGTTTAACGTTATTCTCTTTTATCTACCTTAGAGTTCTTCATATTCCTGTATATAAAGAGGGGGATATTGCTCAGGTATCTCTGAGTTCTCCTATCGACTTTTCTATAAGTTGGAACGTACATGCATTTTATAGTAAGACTGCCGAAGTTCCTGAAGTATTTGGAAAGGTCTACCGTATTTCTGAAAACACGTGTTTTGAAGAACCCGAAGAAGAAGAAACACGGCGGTGGCTAAAAAAAACTCAAGATTTTCTTGGCTCTGTGGGATTTATAGATAACTCTACGGAAACTTGTCTTCAAGATCTTCATTTGCGTCCCTCGGCCCTGAAAGAAAGAGATCGTTTGCTAGGAATCCATGTAAGCGCTGATTCTAGGGAAGTTATACATCAATGTGTTGCACATGTGGATAATTTCTTAAGGTCTGAAAATTGTCCCGCATCTTGCAGATTGCATATCATAGATAATCTAAAAGAAAAGTCTTTAGCTATCGCTGTTGATAAGGAGAAATCTGGCTATGTTAAAGGAGATTTACTTGGAACACGGCGATTAGAGCATTTTCCGAAGGGCAGTTCTATTATAAGGCAATATCAAAGAATTAATGGGAGAGATGCAAAAATCCTTCGCTGCTTACGTCACCAACTCGTATCCTCAACAACACTATTTTCTTACCGCGGAGCTTTAGGAGTTCTTCTTTTAGTGGTGATTATTTTAATTTGGGGCTACCGTTCATTGGTAACGTTTTGTCCTGAGTTATTGATGTCACCAAAACGTTTTATGCTCTATATTGCTATCTTTTCTCTATCGTTGATCGGAGTAAAGATTACAGAGATTCTTTGTGCATTAGGTCCACAAAGTTGGGAAATTTATCTTTCCTATCCACTGATTCTTCCTTTTACAGCTATTCTCTTAGGTCATCTTGTAGGCCTTCCTCTTGCAGGAGCTTCATGCACATTTTTAGGAGTTCTCTATACTTTAGAATCAGATATTTGGAACAATAGTTGGTTCCTTGCTATGAACTTATTAAGTTCATGGAGGATTTTATGCACATTGAACCGAGTAACGCGTCTATCTTCACTGTTTTGGTGTTGTATGAAGTTGTGGTGGGTATCTACAGCAATTTTGACAGGATTCCGCTTGTTCTTCAGTGCCGCATCTATAACAGCTTTCCGTGCTGATTGTTTAGGAAGTTTTATTTATAGCTTAATTACTGCTTTAGGTGTTGGAGCATTAATTCCTGTATTTGAATCTTCTTTCGGTGCCTGTACTCATAACCATTTATTAGCATATTTAGACTCTGATTATCCTTTATTAAAGAGACTCTTCGAACAGGCTCCTGGAACTTACCAGCATTCAGTTTTAGTGGGTATTCTTGCAGAATCCGCAGCTAATGCTATTCATGCTGATGGGCTTTTCTGTCGTGTTGTCGCCCAATATCATGATATCGGTAAGTTAATTAATCCGGGATTCTTCCTTGAAAATCATCAGATGCTAGGAACATCAAAAAGCAGTCTCTCTCCAATAGAGAGTGCGAAAATGATTATCCGGCATATTCCTGAAGGAGTAGAATTGGCAAGAAAGGCCGGTCTTCCTGACTCTTTTATTCGTATTATTGAAGAACATCACGGCACATCAGTACTTCTTTCTCCTTATCATCGTCATTTACAAAATAATCCCAATACGGGAGCATCAGATGAAGAACTTTTCCGTTATCCAGGAAGAAAACCTTCCTCTAAAGAATCTACAATTATCATGATTGCAGATTCGTTTGAAGCAGCTGCGCGTTCTTTAGAGGGAACAAGCATGGTAGCTTTACGGGATCTTGTAGATAAGATTGTATCTGGGAAAATGCATGACGGACAATTTGCAGATTCTCCAATAACTTTGGATGAGCTTACGACCATCTGTGAGACTATGGTCAAAACGCTCTATAGCGCTTTGCATTCCCGTGCAAAGTATCCTGAAATGGCTTTGAAGCCTTGTGTCTAA